From Rutidosis leptorrhynchoides isolate AG116_Rl617_1_P2 chromosome 3, CSIRO_AGI_Rlap_v1, whole genome shotgun sequence, a single genomic window includes:
- the LOC139901068 gene encoding uncharacterized protein produces the protein MGAIVLGYNDMNRYYKRKESSSSTPINVIEMDDLQWDPYDRPRILQYNPNQRDGVRRQYWIRRPCQPSGHDFPKTNGRHSNWIKYSVKADRSFCLCCYLFRDHVGLQGG, from the exons atgggtgctatagttTTAGGCTATAATG ATATGAATAGGTATTATAAAAGAAAAGAATCGTCTTCATCGACACCAATTAATGTTATTGAAATGGATGATCTTCAATGGGATCCGTATGATAGACCAAGAATTTTGCAATATAATCCTAATCAAAGAGATGGGGTAAGGAGACAATACTGGATTAGGAGACCTTGTCAACCAAGTGGTCATGATTTTCCAAAAACAAACGGTAGACATAGTAATTGGATCAAGTATAGTGTTAAGGCGGATAGATCATTTTGTTTGTGTTGCTACTTATTTAGAGATCATGTTGGACTTCAAGGTGGTTAG